Proteins from one Impatiens glandulifera chromosome 2, dImpGla2.1, whole genome shotgun sequence genomic window:
- the LOC124926749 gene encoding phytochromobilin:ferredoxin oxidoreductase, chloroplastic-like, translated as MESSNAMSSLSSLPKPIFLTTNCRQRTTRNFKPLMHLSYQKFINFAVDETKRRTQLAPSPLQHKYNSLIAMDEKTEIQMLSFQAPKIRLLRSLSVQNNEMTQVLDFGVFPTLEFDLPIFCANFFSSPNISIIVLDLNPLQDVINQTDYKDKYYKNIMHLGVKHSELLPWGGKLTSESLMLFSPIVIWSKFSPTDQKYDALYSAFVDYYMTWLDLMDEVADNNDPSQIIINREAQHRYLTWRSEKDPGHALMRKLVGEDRAKDLIRNFLFNGLDELGNRTFLDYFPDYRCDDGSVNNKRSMIGKSFESRPWNESGEFIGNNFE; from the exons ATGGAGTCTTCCAATGCGATGAGTTCTCTTTCTTCACTGCCAAAACCCATATTTCTCACCACAAATTGCAGGCAAAGAACTACAAGGAACTTCAAACCCTTGATGCATCTTTCTTACCAGAAATTTATTAACTTTGCTGTGGATGAGACCAAACGCAGAACCCAGTTGGCTCCTTCTCCCTTGCAG CATAAATACAATTCGTTGATTGCCATGGATGAGAAAACCGAGATTCAAATGTTGTCATTTCAAGCTCCCAAGATCAGGCTGTTACGCAGCTTAAGTGTCCAAAACAATGAAATGACGCAG GTTTTGGATTTTGGTGTGTTTCCAACACTTGAGTTTGATCTACCAATATTTTGTGCCAATTTCTTCTCCTCCCCTAACATTAGCATCATTGTGTT AGACCTCAACCCTTTGCAAGATGTGATCAATCAGACGGATTACAAGGACAAGTACTATAAAAACATAATGCATCTTGGCGTTAAACATTCCGAG CTTTTGCCTTGGGGAGGAAAGCTTACCAGTGAATCGTTGATGTTATTCTCTCCGATTGTGATATGGTCCAAGTTTTCACCAACCGATCAGAAATACGATGCCTTGTATTCCGCATTTGTGGATTATTATATG ACTTGGCTCGACCTGATGGATGAGGTAGCAGATAACAATGATCCTTCTCAAATTATTATCAACCGCGAGGCACAACATCGGTATCTCACCTGGAGATCCGAGAAG GATCCAGGGCATGCGCTTATGAGGAAGCTAGTTGGTGAAGATCGGGCAAAG GACTTGATAAGGAATTTCCTTTTCAATGGACTTGATGAACTTGGAAACAGGACGTTTCTGGACTACTTCCCAGATTATCGGTGTGACGATGGCTCTGTAAACAACAAGCGCAGCATGATCGGAAAATCATTTGAAAGTCGCCCTTGGAATGAAAGTGGAGAATTCATTGGTAATAACTTTGAATAG